Proteins encoded by one window of Rhodamnia argentea isolate NSW1041297 chromosome 6, ASM2092103v1, whole genome shotgun sequence:
- the LOC115746053 gene encoding potassium transporter 1 isoform X3 has protein sequence MNAPEQASELGISQQNVKRVSYTTVLTLAYQSLGVVYGDISTSPLYVYKTAFSGKLSLHENDEEIFGVLSFIFWTMTLIALFKYIFIVMSANDNGEGGTFALYSLLCRHARLSILPNQQDVDEKLSSYARDRSADSQQSLALKSFLEKHPIFRTSLLIFVLLGTCMAIGDGILTPSISVLSAVSGVKLKIPELHESTEGWVSLGGVVLSITGVEAMFTDMGHFSPLSIRVAFTVLVYPSLILAYMGEAAFLSKHHEDIQRSFYKAIPEPVFWPVFIVATLAAVVGSQAVISATFSIVSQSSALNCFPRVKIIHTSSKIYGQIYIPEVNWMLMFLCLAVTIGLRDTNMIGHAYGLAVTTVMFVTTCLMGLIIIIVWKRRIINAISFVVICGSVELLYISSSICKVPEGGWIPLTLSLIFMAVMYIWNYGTMKKHQFDIENKVSINRIISLGPSLGMVRVPGIGLVYTNLVTGIPAIFGHFVTNLLAFHQVLVFVCVKSVQVPHVSEHERFLMSRVGPKEYGMFRCIVRYGYKDLQQENYNFDDSLVTGILQFVETEDGDCSRPAAISSGQIGNQRIQAFSTRDLSSLGLYHETSTQSQCDVGGTSSDINQSEAPPLKGETLRILKAEESGVAHILGHSYAKAKKSSPILKKLAIDVVYAFLNKNCRDPDDVLNVPHTSLLEVGMVYYV, from the exons ATGAATGCACCTGAACAAGCGTCTGAATTGGGAATATCTCAACAG AATGTGAAGAGGGTGTCATATACAACTGTGCTCACATTGGCTTACCAAAGCCTTGGAGTGGTATATGGTGATATCAGTACCTCCCCTCTCTATGTATACAAGACTGCCTTCTCTGGAAAGTTGAGCCTTCACGAGAATGATGAGGAGATCTTCGGTGTTCTTTCATTTATCTTTTGGACGATGACTCTAATTGCGCTTTTCAAGTATATCTTCATTGTGATGTCTGCCAATGACAACGGAGAAG GTGGGACATTTGCCTTGTATTCTTTGCTTTGTCGACATGCAAGACTGAGCATTTTACCCAATCAACAAGATGTCGATGAGAAGCTGTCTTCTTACGCAAGGGACAGATCAGCTGATTCGCAGCAAAGCTTGGCCCTAAAGTCTTTCCTGGAGAAGCACCCTATTTTTCGCACAAGCCTGTTGATATTTGTTCTTCTAGGAACTTGTATGGCAATAGGTGATGGTATTCTGACTCCTTCAATATCAG tTCTTTCAGCAGTTTCGGGAGTCAAGCTTAAAATACCAGAACTTCACGAAA GCACTGAAGGATGGGTATCACTGGGTGGAGTGGTTCTGTCTATCACAG GTGTTGAGGCAATGTTTACTGATATGGGccatttctctcctctctcaatTAGG GTAGCCTTCACAGTTCTTGTCTATCCTTCTCTTATACTCGCATACATGGGGGAGGCAGCATTTCTCTCGAAGCATCATGAAGATATTCAAAGAAGCTTCTACAAGGCCATACCAG AACCCGTCTTTTGGCCAGTTTTTATTGTGGCAACTTTAGCTGCAGTGGTAGGAAGTCAGGCCGTAATATCAGCCACCTTCTCCATCGTAAGCCAGAGCTCTGCATTGAACTGCTTTCCCCGAGTTAAAATCATTCATACATCTAGTAAAATCTACGGCCAAATATACATTCCTGAGGTCAACTGGATGCTGATGTTTCTTTGTCTTGCGGTGACAATAGGATTGAGGGACACTAACATGATTGGTCATGCATATG GGCTAGCAGTGACCACTGTTATGTTCGTGACAACTTGCCTCATGGGATTGATCATTATAATTGTGTGGAAGAGGCGAATAATCAATGCTATCTCATTTGTTGTGATCTGTGGCTCAGTCGAACTGCTTTACATCTCGTCTTCCATCTGCAAGGTCCCAGAAGGCGGATGGATTCCTCTTACTTTGTCTCTCATTTTTATGGCTGTGATGTATATATGGAATTATGGCACCATGAAGAAACACCAATTTGACATTGAGAACAAAGTCTCCATTAACAGAATAATCTCTCTGGGGCCTAGCCTTGGTATGGTTCGAGTCCCGGGGATTGGACTCGTGTATACCAACCTTGTGACAGGCATACCGGCCATCTTTGGACACTTTGTGACGAACTTGCTAGCATTTCATCAGGTTCTGGTCTTTGTTTGTGTAAAATCTGTTCAAGTTCCCCATGTCAGCGAACATGAGCGGTTTCTCATGAGTAGGGTCGGACCAAAGGAGTATGGCATGTTTCGTTGCATCGTGAGGTATGGTTACAAGGATTTACAGCAAGAGAACTACAACTTCGATGACAGTTTGGTTACAGGAATTCTACAATTTGTGGAAACTGAAGATGGCGATTGCTCGAGGCCGGCAGCAATATCATCAGGACAGATTGGAAACCAGCGAATCCAGGCCTTCAGCACTCGAGATCTCTCTTCGCTGGGCTTATATCATGAAACTAGCACGCAATCTCAGTGTGACGTCGGAGGAACGTCATCAGATATCAACCAATCAGAAGCTCCTCCTCTAAAAGGGGAGACGCTTCGGATACTAAAGGCTGAAGAATCTGGAGTTGCTCATATTCTGGGGCACTCCTACGCGAAGGCGAAGAAATCCTCTCCCATTCTGAAGAAATTAGCCATAGATGTCGTGTACGCTTTCCTGAACAAGAATTGCAGGGACCCTGATGATGTGCTGAACGTGCCTCACACGTCTTTGCTGGAAGTGGGTATGGTTTACTATGTCTAG
- the LOC115746053 gene encoding potassium transporter 1 isoform X1 — MNAPEQASELGISQQNVKRVSYTTVLTLAYQSLGVVYGDISTSPLYVYKTAFSGKLSLHENDEEIFGVLSFIFWTMTLIALFKYIFIVMSANDNGEGGTFALYSLLCRHARLSILPNQQDVDEKLSSYARDRSADSQQSLALKSFLEKHPIFRTSLLIFVLLGTCMAIGDGILTPSISVLSAVSGVKLKIPELHENYVVTISCVILLGLFSLQHHGTHRVAFLFAPVVMAWLLCICCIGIYNIFCWNTQIIHALSPVYMLSFLRNTGTEGWVSLGGVVLSITGVEAMFTDMGHFSPLSIRVAFTVLVYPSLILAYMGEAAFLSKHHEDIQRSFYKAIPEPVFWPVFIVATLAAVVGSQAVISATFSIVSQSSALNCFPRVKIIHTSSKIYGQIYIPEVNWMLMFLCLAVTIGLRDTNMIGHAYGLAVTTVMFVTTCLMGLIIIIVWKRRIINAISFVVICGSVELLYISSSICKVPEGGWIPLTLSLIFMAVMYIWNYGTMKKHQFDIENKVSINRIISLGPSLGMVRVPGIGLVYTNLVTGIPAIFGHFVTNLLAFHQVLVFVCVKSVQVPHVSEHERFLMSRVGPKEYGMFRCIVRYGYKDLQQENYNFDDSLVTGILQFVETEDGDCSRPAAISSGQIGNQRIQAFSTRDLSSLGLYHETSTQSQCDVGGTSSDINQSEAPPLKGETLRILKAEESGVAHILGHSYAKAKKSSPILKKLAIDVVYAFLNKNCRDPDDVLNVPHTSLLEVGMVYYV, encoded by the exons ATGAATGCACCTGAACAAGCGTCTGAATTGGGAATATCTCAACAG AATGTGAAGAGGGTGTCATATACAACTGTGCTCACATTGGCTTACCAAAGCCTTGGAGTGGTATATGGTGATATCAGTACCTCCCCTCTCTATGTATACAAGACTGCCTTCTCTGGAAAGTTGAGCCTTCACGAGAATGATGAGGAGATCTTCGGTGTTCTTTCATTTATCTTTTGGACGATGACTCTAATTGCGCTTTTCAAGTATATCTTCATTGTGATGTCTGCCAATGACAACGGAGAAG GTGGGACATTTGCCTTGTATTCTTTGCTTTGTCGACATGCAAGACTGAGCATTTTACCCAATCAACAAGATGTCGATGAGAAGCTGTCTTCTTACGCAAGGGACAGATCAGCTGATTCGCAGCAAAGCTTGGCCCTAAAGTCTTTCCTGGAGAAGCACCCTATTTTTCGCACAAGCCTGTTGATATTTGTTCTTCTAGGAACTTGTATGGCAATAGGTGATGGTATTCTGACTCCTTCAATATCAG tTCTTTCAGCAGTTTCGGGAGTCAAGCTTAAAATACCAGAACTTCACGAAA ATTATGTTGTTACAATCTCATGTGTCATCTTGCTGGGACTTTTCTCTCTTCAGCACCATGGGACGCACAGAGTTGCCTTCTTGTTTGCCCCAGTTGTCATGGCATGGCTTCTTTGCATATGTTGCATTGGGATTTACAATATATTCTGCTGGAATACACAAATAATACACGCACTATCTCCTGTATATATGTTGAGTTTCCTAAGAAATACAGGCACTGAAGGATGGGTATCACTGGGTGGAGTGGTTCTGTCTATCACAG GTGTTGAGGCAATGTTTACTGATATGGGccatttctctcctctctcaatTAGG GTAGCCTTCACAGTTCTTGTCTATCCTTCTCTTATACTCGCATACATGGGGGAGGCAGCATTTCTCTCGAAGCATCATGAAGATATTCAAAGAAGCTTCTACAAGGCCATACCAG AACCCGTCTTTTGGCCAGTTTTTATTGTGGCAACTTTAGCTGCAGTGGTAGGAAGTCAGGCCGTAATATCAGCCACCTTCTCCATCGTAAGCCAGAGCTCTGCATTGAACTGCTTTCCCCGAGTTAAAATCATTCATACATCTAGTAAAATCTACGGCCAAATATACATTCCTGAGGTCAACTGGATGCTGATGTTTCTTTGTCTTGCGGTGACAATAGGATTGAGGGACACTAACATGATTGGTCATGCATATG GGCTAGCAGTGACCACTGTTATGTTCGTGACAACTTGCCTCATGGGATTGATCATTATAATTGTGTGGAAGAGGCGAATAATCAATGCTATCTCATTTGTTGTGATCTGTGGCTCAGTCGAACTGCTTTACATCTCGTCTTCCATCTGCAAGGTCCCAGAAGGCGGATGGATTCCTCTTACTTTGTCTCTCATTTTTATGGCTGTGATGTATATATGGAATTATGGCACCATGAAGAAACACCAATTTGACATTGAGAACAAAGTCTCCATTAACAGAATAATCTCTCTGGGGCCTAGCCTTGGTATGGTTCGAGTCCCGGGGATTGGACTCGTGTATACCAACCTTGTGACAGGCATACCGGCCATCTTTGGACACTTTGTGACGAACTTGCTAGCATTTCATCAGGTTCTGGTCTTTGTTTGTGTAAAATCTGTTCAAGTTCCCCATGTCAGCGAACATGAGCGGTTTCTCATGAGTAGGGTCGGACCAAAGGAGTATGGCATGTTTCGTTGCATCGTGAGGTATGGTTACAAGGATTTACAGCAAGAGAACTACAACTTCGATGACAGTTTGGTTACAGGAATTCTACAATTTGTGGAAACTGAAGATGGCGATTGCTCGAGGCCGGCAGCAATATCATCAGGACAGATTGGAAACCAGCGAATCCAGGCCTTCAGCACTCGAGATCTCTCTTCGCTGGGCTTATATCATGAAACTAGCACGCAATCTCAGTGTGACGTCGGAGGAACGTCATCAGATATCAACCAATCAGAAGCTCCTCCTCTAAAAGGGGAGACGCTTCGGATACTAAAGGCTGAAGAATCTGGAGTTGCTCATATTCTGGGGCACTCCTACGCGAAGGCGAAGAAATCCTCTCCCATTCTGAAGAAATTAGCCATAGATGTCGTGTACGCTTTCCTGAACAAGAATTGCAGGGACCCTGATGATGTGCTGAACGTGCCTCACACGTCTTTGCTGGAAGTGGGTATGGTTTACTATGTCTAG
- the LOC115746053 gene encoding potassium transporter 1 isoform X2, which translates to MNAPEQASELGISQQNVKRVSYTTVLTLAYQSLGVVYGDISTSPLYVYKTAFSGKLSLHENDEEIFGVLSFIFWTMTLIALFKYIFIVMSANDNGEGGTFALYSLLCRHARLSILPNQQDVDEKLSSYARDRSADSQQSLALKSFLEKHPIFRTSLLIFVLLGTCMAIVLSAVSGVKLKIPELHENYVVTISCVILLGLFSLQHHGTHRVAFLFAPVVMAWLLCICCIGIYNIFCWNTQIIHALSPVYMLSFLRNTGTEGWVSLGGVVLSITGVEAMFTDMGHFSPLSIRVAFTVLVYPSLILAYMGEAAFLSKHHEDIQRSFYKAIPEPVFWPVFIVATLAAVVGSQAVISATFSIVSQSSALNCFPRVKIIHTSSKIYGQIYIPEVNWMLMFLCLAVTIGLRDTNMIGHAYGLAVTTVMFVTTCLMGLIIIIVWKRRIINAISFVVICGSVELLYISSSICKVPEGGWIPLTLSLIFMAVMYIWNYGTMKKHQFDIENKVSINRIISLGPSLGMVRVPGIGLVYTNLVTGIPAIFGHFVTNLLAFHQVLVFVCVKSVQVPHVSEHERFLMSRVGPKEYGMFRCIVRYGYKDLQQENYNFDDSLVTGILQFVETEDGDCSRPAAISSGQIGNQRIQAFSTRDLSSLGLYHETSTQSQCDVGGTSSDINQSEAPPLKGETLRILKAEESGVAHILGHSYAKAKKSSPILKKLAIDVVYAFLNKNCRDPDDVLNVPHTSLLEVGMVYYV; encoded by the exons ATGAATGCACCTGAACAAGCGTCTGAATTGGGAATATCTCAACAG AATGTGAAGAGGGTGTCATATACAACTGTGCTCACATTGGCTTACCAAAGCCTTGGAGTGGTATATGGTGATATCAGTACCTCCCCTCTCTATGTATACAAGACTGCCTTCTCTGGAAAGTTGAGCCTTCACGAGAATGATGAGGAGATCTTCGGTGTTCTTTCATTTATCTTTTGGACGATGACTCTAATTGCGCTTTTCAAGTATATCTTCATTGTGATGTCTGCCAATGACAACGGAGAAG GTGGGACATTTGCCTTGTATTCTTTGCTTTGTCGACATGCAAGACTGAGCATTTTACCCAATCAACAAGATGTCGATGAGAAGCTGTCTTCTTACGCAAGGGACAGATCAGCTGATTCGCAGCAAAGCTTGGCCCTAAAGTCTTTCCTGGAGAAGCACCCTATTTTTCGCACAAGCCTGTTGATATTTGTTCTTCTAGGAACTTGTATGGCAATAG tTCTTTCAGCAGTTTCGGGAGTCAAGCTTAAAATACCAGAACTTCACGAAA ATTATGTTGTTACAATCTCATGTGTCATCTTGCTGGGACTTTTCTCTCTTCAGCACCATGGGACGCACAGAGTTGCCTTCTTGTTTGCCCCAGTTGTCATGGCATGGCTTCTTTGCATATGTTGCATTGGGATTTACAATATATTCTGCTGGAATACACAAATAATACACGCACTATCTCCTGTATATATGTTGAGTTTCCTAAGAAATACAGGCACTGAAGGATGGGTATCACTGGGTGGAGTGGTTCTGTCTATCACAG GTGTTGAGGCAATGTTTACTGATATGGGccatttctctcctctctcaatTAGG GTAGCCTTCACAGTTCTTGTCTATCCTTCTCTTATACTCGCATACATGGGGGAGGCAGCATTTCTCTCGAAGCATCATGAAGATATTCAAAGAAGCTTCTACAAGGCCATACCAG AACCCGTCTTTTGGCCAGTTTTTATTGTGGCAACTTTAGCTGCAGTGGTAGGAAGTCAGGCCGTAATATCAGCCACCTTCTCCATCGTAAGCCAGAGCTCTGCATTGAACTGCTTTCCCCGAGTTAAAATCATTCATACATCTAGTAAAATCTACGGCCAAATATACATTCCTGAGGTCAACTGGATGCTGATGTTTCTTTGTCTTGCGGTGACAATAGGATTGAGGGACACTAACATGATTGGTCATGCATATG GGCTAGCAGTGACCACTGTTATGTTCGTGACAACTTGCCTCATGGGATTGATCATTATAATTGTGTGGAAGAGGCGAATAATCAATGCTATCTCATTTGTTGTGATCTGTGGCTCAGTCGAACTGCTTTACATCTCGTCTTCCATCTGCAAGGTCCCAGAAGGCGGATGGATTCCTCTTACTTTGTCTCTCATTTTTATGGCTGTGATGTATATATGGAATTATGGCACCATGAAGAAACACCAATTTGACATTGAGAACAAAGTCTCCATTAACAGAATAATCTCTCTGGGGCCTAGCCTTGGTATGGTTCGAGTCCCGGGGATTGGACTCGTGTATACCAACCTTGTGACAGGCATACCGGCCATCTTTGGACACTTTGTGACGAACTTGCTAGCATTTCATCAGGTTCTGGTCTTTGTTTGTGTAAAATCTGTTCAAGTTCCCCATGTCAGCGAACATGAGCGGTTTCTCATGAGTAGGGTCGGACCAAAGGAGTATGGCATGTTTCGTTGCATCGTGAGGTATGGTTACAAGGATTTACAGCAAGAGAACTACAACTTCGATGACAGTTTGGTTACAGGAATTCTACAATTTGTGGAAACTGAAGATGGCGATTGCTCGAGGCCGGCAGCAATATCATCAGGACAGATTGGAAACCAGCGAATCCAGGCCTTCAGCACTCGAGATCTCTCTTCGCTGGGCTTATATCATGAAACTAGCACGCAATCTCAGTGTGACGTCGGAGGAACGTCATCAGATATCAACCAATCAGAAGCTCCTCCTCTAAAAGGGGAGACGCTTCGGATACTAAAGGCTGAAGAATCTGGAGTTGCTCATATTCTGGGGCACTCCTACGCGAAGGCGAAGAAATCCTCTCCCATTCTGAAGAAATTAGCCATAGATGTCGTGTACGCTTTCCTGAACAAGAATTGCAGGGACCCTGATGATGTGCTGAACGTGCCTCACACGTCTTTGCTGGAAGTGGGTATGGTTTACTATGTCTAG
- the LOC115746053 gene encoding potassium transporter 1 isoform X4 — protein sequence MNAPEQASELGISQQNVKRVSYTTVLTLAYQSLGVVYGDISTSPLYVYKTAFSGKLSLHENDEEIFGVLSFIFWTMTLIALFKYIFIVMSANDNGEGGTFALYSLLCRHARLSILPNQQDVDEKLSSYARDRSADSQQSLALKSFLEKHPIFRTSLLIFVLLGTCMAIVLSAVSGVKLKIPELHESTEGWVSLGGVVLSITGVEAMFTDMGHFSPLSIRVAFTVLVYPSLILAYMGEAAFLSKHHEDIQRSFYKAIPEPVFWPVFIVATLAAVVGSQAVISATFSIVSQSSALNCFPRVKIIHTSSKIYGQIYIPEVNWMLMFLCLAVTIGLRDTNMIGHAYGLAVTTVMFVTTCLMGLIIIIVWKRRIINAISFVVICGSVELLYISSSICKVPEGGWIPLTLSLIFMAVMYIWNYGTMKKHQFDIENKVSINRIISLGPSLGMVRVPGIGLVYTNLVTGIPAIFGHFVTNLLAFHQVLVFVCVKSVQVPHVSEHERFLMSRVGPKEYGMFRCIVRYGYKDLQQENYNFDDSLVTGILQFVETEDGDCSRPAAISSGQIGNQRIQAFSTRDLSSLGLYHETSTQSQCDVGGTSSDINQSEAPPLKGETLRILKAEESGVAHILGHSYAKAKKSSPILKKLAIDVVYAFLNKNCRDPDDVLNVPHTSLLEVGMVYYV from the exons ATGAATGCACCTGAACAAGCGTCTGAATTGGGAATATCTCAACAG AATGTGAAGAGGGTGTCATATACAACTGTGCTCACATTGGCTTACCAAAGCCTTGGAGTGGTATATGGTGATATCAGTACCTCCCCTCTCTATGTATACAAGACTGCCTTCTCTGGAAAGTTGAGCCTTCACGAGAATGATGAGGAGATCTTCGGTGTTCTTTCATTTATCTTTTGGACGATGACTCTAATTGCGCTTTTCAAGTATATCTTCATTGTGATGTCTGCCAATGACAACGGAGAAG GTGGGACATTTGCCTTGTATTCTTTGCTTTGTCGACATGCAAGACTGAGCATTTTACCCAATCAACAAGATGTCGATGAGAAGCTGTCTTCTTACGCAAGGGACAGATCAGCTGATTCGCAGCAAAGCTTGGCCCTAAAGTCTTTCCTGGAGAAGCACCCTATTTTTCGCACAAGCCTGTTGATATTTGTTCTTCTAGGAACTTGTATGGCAATAG tTCTTTCAGCAGTTTCGGGAGTCAAGCTTAAAATACCAGAACTTCACGAAA GCACTGAAGGATGGGTATCACTGGGTGGAGTGGTTCTGTCTATCACAG GTGTTGAGGCAATGTTTACTGATATGGGccatttctctcctctctcaatTAGG GTAGCCTTCACAGTTCTTGTCTATCCTTCTCTTATACTCGCATACATGGGGGAGGCAGCATTTCTCTCGAAGCATCATGAAGATATTCAAAGAAGCTTCTACAAGGCCATACCAG AACCCGTCTTTTGGCCAGTTTTTATTGTGGCAACTTTAGCTGCAGTGGTAGGAAGTCAGGCCGTAATATCAGCCACCTTCTCCATCGTAAGCCAGAGCTCTGCATTGAACTGCTTTCCCCGAGTTAAAATCATTCATACATCTAGTAAAATCTACGGCCAAATATACATTCCTGAGGTCAACTGGATGCTGATGTTTCTTTGTCTTGCGGTGACAATAGGATTGAGGGACACTAACATGATTGGTCATGCATATG GGCTAGCAGTGACCACTGTTATGTTCGTGACAACTTGCCTCATGGGATTGATCATTATAATTGTGTGGAAGAGGCGAATAATCAATGCTATCTCATTTGTTGTGATCTGTGGCTCAGTCGAACTGCTTTACATCTCGTCTTCCATCTGCAAGGTCCCAGAAGGCGGATGGATTCCTCTTACTTTGTCTCTCATTTTTATGGCTGTGATGTATATATGGAATTATGGCACCATGAAGAAACACCAATTTGACATTGAGAACAAAGTCTCCATTAACAGAATAATCTCTCTGGGGCCTAGCCTTGGTATGGTTCGAGTCCCGGGGATTGGACTCGTGTATACCAACCTTGTGACAGGCATACCGGCCATCTTTGGACACTTTGTGACGAACTTGCTAGCATTTCATCAGGTTCTGGTCTTTGTTTGTGTAAAATCTGTTCAAGTTCCCCATGTCAGCGAACATGAGCGGTTTCTCATGAGTAGGGTCGGACCAAAGGAGTATGGCATGTTTCGTTGCATCGTGAGGTATGGTTACAAGGATTTACAGCAAGAGAACTACAACTTCGATGACAGTTTGGTTACAGGAATTCTACAATTTGTGGAAACTGAAGATGGCGATTGCTCGAGGCCGGCAGCAATATCATCAGGACAGATTGGAAACCAGCGAATCCAGGCCTTCAGCACTCGAGATCTCTCTTCGCTGGGCTTATATCATGAAACTAGCACGCAATCTCAGTGTGACGTCGGAGGAACGTCATCAGATATCAACCAATCAGAAGCTCCTCCTCTAAAAGGGGAGACGCTTCGGATACTAAAGGCTGAAGAATCTGGAGTTGCTCATATTCTGGGGCACTCCTACGCGAAGGCGAAGAAATCCTCTCCCATTCTGAAGAAATTAGCCATAGATGTCGTGTACGCTTTCCTGAACAAGAATTGCAGGGACCCTGATGATGTGCTGAACGTGCCTCACACGTCTTTGCTGGAAGTGGGTATGGTTTACTATGTCTAG
- the LOC115745984 gene encoding zinc transporter 6, chloroplastic, which translates to MGRCVTDTARALACRDTSAATHLKLISILVIFFTSVVGISSPVLLARYFQGKPAYDKAVLVIKCFAAGVILSTSLVHVLPDAYDALSDCAVATRHPWKDFPFAGLVTLFGALLALFVDLTASSHVQHSHQSPYKPIGTHEEKKLAELGVVESAELGASCGGDEAEELVKLKQKLVSQVLEIGIIFHSVIIGVTMGMSQNQCTIRPLVAALAFHQIFEGMGLGGCIAQAGFNFGTTAYMCFMFSVTTPMGIILGMIVFSVTGYDDSSPHALIMEGLLGSLSSGILIYMALVDLIAADFFHNKLMDSSEPWLKKASFVALTLGSASMSILALWA; encoded by the exons atgggaaGGTGCGTAACCGACACGGCACGAGCCCTCGCTTGCAGGGACACCTCAGCGGCGACCCATCTCAAGCTCATATCCATCctcgtcatcttcttcaccagcGTCGTCGGCATCTCCTCCCCCGTCCTCTTGGCCCGTTACTTCCAAGGCAAGCCCGCCTACGACAAGGCCGTCCTCGTCATCAAGTGCTTCGCCGCCGGCGTCATCCTCTCCACCTCCCTCGTCCACGTCCTCCCCGACGCCTACGACGCCCTCTCCGACTGCGCCGTCGCCACTCGCCACCCCTGGAAAGACTTCCCCTTCGCCGGTCTCGTCACTCTCTTCGGCGCCCTCCTCGCTCTCTTCGTCGACCTCACCGCCAGCTCCCACGTGCAGCACAGCCACCAGTCGCCGTACAAGCCCATCGGGACCCACGAAGAGAAGAAGCTGGCCGAGCTGGGGGTCGTCGAATCGGCCGAGCTGGGGGCAAGTTGCGGTGGCGATGAGGCCGAGGAATTGGTTAAGCTGAAGCAGAAATTGGTGTCGCAGGTGCTGGAGATTGGAATAATATTCCACTCGGTGATAATTGGGGTCACGATGGGCATGTCTCAGAACCAATGCACAATTAGGCCTCTCGTCGCTGCCTTGGCCTTTCACCAGATTTTCGAAGGCATGGGACTCGGCGGTTGCATTGCTCAG GCGGGTTTCAACTTCGGGACAACAGCCTACATGTGCTTCATGTTCTCAGTGACGACTCCAATGGGGATAATACTGGGGATGATCGTGTTCTCAGTGACAGGTTACGACGACAGTAGCCCTCACGCTCTGATTATGGAAGGTCTACTGGGATCTCTGTCGTCTGGCATACTCATCTACATGGCGCTCGTAGATCTCATAGCAGCGGATTTTTTCCACAACAAGCTGATGGACTCCTCCGAGCCGTGGTTGAAGAAGGCATCTTTTGTTGCTCTTACTCTCGGCTCTGCATCTATGTCCATCCTCGCCCTATGGGCTTAG